Proteins from one Podarcis raffonei isolate rPodRaf1 chromosome 1, rPodRaf1.pri, whole genome shotgun sequence genomic window:
- the NDUFS1 gene encoding NADH-ubiquinone oxidoreductase 75 kDa subunit, mitochondrial: MLRLPAVHKALAGATQITKGCVRATATAASNLIEVFVDGNSVLVPPGTTVLQACEKVGMQIPRFCYHDRLSVAGNCRMCLVEIEKAPKPVAACAMPVMKGWNILTNSEKSRKAREGVMEFLLANHPLDCPICDQGGECDLQDQSMMFGSDRSRFLEGKRAVEDKNLGPLVKTIMTRCIQCTRCIRFASEIAGVDDLGTTGRGNEMQVGTYIEKMFMSELSGNVIDICPVGALTSKPYAFTSRPWETRHTESIDVLDAVGSNIVVSTRTGEVMRILPRLHEDINEEWISDKTRFAYDGLKRQRLIEPMIKNEEGLFTYVSWEEALSRVAGVLQGSQGNDIAAIAGGLVDAEALVSLKDLLNRVNSDNLCTEEVFPTAGAGADLRSNYLLNTKIAGVEEADVLLLVGTNPRFEAPLFNARIRKSWLHNELKVALVGSQVDLTYTYDHLGDSPQILLDIASEKHPFSKVLNQAKKPMVVVGSAALQRGDGAAIHSAISTIAQNASTKSGADPSWKVMNILHRVASQVAALDLGYKPGVDAIRKNPPKVLYLLGADAGCVTRQDLPQNCFIIYQGHHGDVGAPMADVILPGAAYTEKAATYVNTEGRAQQTRVAVTPPGMAREDWRIIRAISEIAGMTLPYDTLDQVRSRLEEVSPNLVRYDDVEEANYFSQANELSKAVNQKLLGDPLVPPQLTVKDFYMTDPISRASQTMAKCVKAVTEGAKAIEEPSIC; the protein is encoded by the exons GCCTGTGAAAAGGTTGGAATGCAGATCCCTCGATTTTGCTATCATGACAGATTGTCAGTGGCTGGAAATTGTAGGATGTGTCTCGTGGAGATAGAGAAAGCTCCCAAG CCAGTAGCTGCTTGTGCCATGCCAGTAATGAAGGGTTGGAACATTCTGACAAATTCTGAGAAGTCTAGGAAAGCAAG AGAAGGCGTAATGGAGTTCTTGTTGGCAAACCATCCACTGGACTGCCCCATCTGTGATCAGGGAGGGGAATGTGACCTTCAG GACCAGTCAATGATGTTTGGCAGTGATAGGAGCAGATTCCTAGAAGGCAAACGTGCTGTGGAAGACAAGAACCTTGGCCCACTTGTGAAAACTATCATGACCCGGTGCATACAATGTACTCGATGCATTAG GTTTGCAAGTGAGATTGCAGGAGTTGATGATCTAGGAACCACAGGAAGAGGAAATGAGATGCAAGTTGGCACTTATATTGAGAAAATGTTCATGTCAGAGTTATCCGGCAATGTGATTGATATCTGCCCAGTAGGTGCCCTTACCTCCAAGCCGTATGCTTTTACATCTCGACCCTGGGAGACAAGGCAT ACAGAATCCATTGATGTTCTTGATGCAGTAGGGAGTAACATTGTGGTAAGCACTCGAACTGGAGAAGTGATGAGGATTTTGCCAAGACTACATGAAGATATCAATGAGGAATGGATATCCGATAAAACAAG ATTTGCTTATGATGGTTTGAAACGTCAGCGTCTTATTGAGCCAATGATAAAGAATGAAGAAGGGCTGTTCACTTACGTGTCTTGGGAAGAGGCCTTGAGCCGTGTGGCAGGAGTG CTTCAGGGGAGCCAAGGTAATGATATAGCTGCAATTGCAGGAGGACTTGTGGATGCAGAAGCACTTGTATCTCTTAAAGACTTGCTGAACAGAGTAAACTCTGACAACCTGTGTACTGAAGAGGTCTTCCCTACTGCAGGAGCTGG AGCAGACCTGCGATCTAATTACTTGCTTAATACCAAGATTGCAGGAGTGGAAGAGGCAGATGTTTTGCTCCTGGTTGGTACCAATCCACGCTTTGAGGCACCTCTCTTCAACGCCAGAATCCGAAAGAG CTGGCTACACAATGAACTTAAAGTGGCTCTTGTGGGCAGCCAAGTTGACTTGACTTACACATATGATCACCTGGGAGATTCCCCACAGATACTCCTGGACATTGCTTCAGAAAAACACCCATTCAGCAAg GTCCTGAACCAGGCTAAAAAGCCAATGGTCGTGGTTGGCAGTGCAGCACTTCAGCGTGGTGATGGGGCAGCCATTCATTCAGCCATTTCCACCATTGCGCAAAATGCAAGTACAAAAAGTGGAGCTGATCCCAGCTGGAAAGTCATGAACATTCTTCATAG GGTTGCAAGCCAAGTAGCTGCCCTTGACCTAGGCTACAAGCCAGGAGTGGATGCGATCCGGAAGAACCCTCCTAAAGTGTTGTACCTTTTAGGGGCTGATGCAGGCTGTGTTACGCGGCAAGATTTGCCTCAGAATTGCTTTATAATTTATCAGG GGCACCATGGTGATGTAGGCGCTCCTATGGCCGATGTTATTCTTCCAGGAGCAGCTTATACAGAAAAGGCTGCAACATACGTGAACACTGAAGGCAGAGCTCAACAAACCAGAGTAGCCGTAACACCACCTGGCATGGCAAGAGAAGACTGGAGAATAATTAGAGCAATTTCTGAG ATAGCTGGCATGACCCTCCCATATGACACACTCGATCAAGTGAGGAGCAGATTAGAAGAAGTATCTCCTAACTTGGTCAGATATGATGATGTGGAGGAAGCAAACTACTTTAGCCAAGCAAATGAGCTGTCAAAG GCAGTTAATCAGAAACTTCTTGGTGATCCTCTTGTTCCACCCCAGCTCACAGTTAAAGACTTCTATATGACAG ATCCCATTAGTAGAGCATCACAGACAATGGCTAAATGTGTTAAAGCTGTTACCGAAGGGGCCAAGGCTATTGAAGAACCCTCCATCTGCTAA